Within the Halorhabdus rudnickae genome, the region GACGATGTCGAGGACAGGGCCTCGATGCGGCGTGGCGAGCCGGCACTCCACCGCGAATACGGGGTCGACGTAGCGCTCAACGCCGGCAACGCGATGTATTTCCTGCCGTTGAAGATCATCACGCGAAACCCCGCTAATCTGGACGCCGAGACCCGACTTGCGGCTTACGAGATGCTGATGTACGAACTCAATCGGACTCATCTCGGCCAGGGGATGGATATCCACTGGCACAACGAACGGGCCGTCCGGATCGACGAGGCCCAGTACTACGAGATGTGTGCGTGCAAGACGGGCTGTCTCGCCCGGATCGTCGCCAGGCTCGCGGCGATCGTCACGGGTCAATCCACGGAGGTCGAACAACAGGTCGCCAGATACGCCGAACGTCTCTCGATCGCCTTCCAGATCGGCGATGATATCCTCGACATCGAGAACACGCTGGATGAGGCGGGCGATTTCGGCAAGGAGTTCGGCAACGACGTCCGGGAGGGCAAGAAGACGCTGATGGTAATTCACGCCGCCGAGCACGCCCCCGCCGAGGACGTCGCCAGACTCGAAGAA harbors:
- a CDS encoding polyprenyl synthetase family protein, with the translated sequence MRDVLSDWRPAIDEAIAELLPREIGDAYLREFFGEPTYRYDPAAIQHALSDPVWDLLDRGGKRWRAVVFLLLVEGFGEEPEDFLPYAIIPEVLHNGTIIVDDVEDRASMRRGEPALHREYGVDVALNAGNAMYFLPLKIITRNPANLDAETRLAAYEMLMYELNRTHLGQGMDIHWHNERAVRIDEAQYYEMCACKTGCLARIVARLAAIVTGQSTEVEQQVARYAERLSIAFQIGDDILDIENTLDEAGDFGKEFGNDVREGKKTLMVIHAAEHAPAEDVARLEEILEAEDNTDEEVLEAIEILRSAGSVEYARERALEIADAARAELEAVDLEPEPKTRLGEFTTFVVEREQ